CGGCCGCATCGAGATCGGTCTGGTGCCCTTCGGCGCGATCGGCCTCACGCTGTTCGGCGTCGATCTGTTCTTCGCCACGCCGTCGGCGCCGCTGCCGGGCGACGGCAGCGTGAGCGCATTCCTGCAGCACGCGGCGCACTGGCGCATGCTGATCGACATCGCGCTGCTCGGCGCGGCAGGCGGCCTCTACATCGTGCCGCTGTATGCGCTGATCCAGACCCGCTGCGAACGCAGCCACGCGGCACGCGTGATCGCCGCCAACAACATCCTGAACGCCGGTTTCATGGTCGCGTCCGCTGGCGTGAGCCTGCTGCTGTTCGAGGCGGGGCTGAACATTCCGCAGCTCTTCCTGGTGGCCGCGCTGTTCAACGCGGCGGTGGCGGTTTTCATCTACACGCTGGTGCCGGAATTCCTGATGCGCTTCATCGTGTGGCTGCTGGTGCACACGGTGTACCGGCTCGACAAGAAGGGACTGGAGAACATTCCCGCCGACGGTCCGGCGGTCATCGTGTGCAACCACGTGAGCTTCGTCGACGCGCTGGTGATCACCGCCGCCTGCCCGCGGCCGATACGCTTCGTCATGCACCACGCCATCTTCCGCCTGCCGGTGCTGCGCTTCGTGTTCCGCACCAACCGCTGCATCCCGATCGCGTCGGCCAAGGAAGACCCGAAGCTGCTGGAGCGCGCCTACGACGACATCGCTGCCGCGCTGGAAGCGGGCGAACTCGTAGGCATCTTCCCGGAAGGACTGATCACCGACACCGGCGACATCTACCCCTTCAAACCGGGCATCACGCGCATCGTCGCGCGCACGCCGGTACCGGTGGTGCCGCTGGCGCTGCGCGGCCTGTGGGGCAGCTTCTTTTCGCGCAAGGGCGGCCCGGCGATGACCAAACCTTTGCGCCGCGGCCTGTTCAACCGCATCGAACTGGTCGGCGCGCCGGCAGTGGCGCCGGAGGCTGCGACACCGGACGCACTGCAGGCCATCGTCGCCGGCCTGCGCGGCGATCGGCGATGACCATCCTCGATCTCGACGGAGCGCGCCGATGCTGACCGCCATTCTCTGCATTCTCGGTCTGATCGCCGGCGCCGCGCACGGCGAGGTCGAAGCCTTCTTCGGCGCCCTCGCCGGCCTTGCTGCAGGCCTGTGGGTGTCGGCGCGCACCGCCGCGCGCGAACGCGCAGTGCAGGATCGCCTGCGCGAACTCGACGACAAGACGCGCTGGCTTTACGAAGCGCTGAAGGCGCGGCCGGCGGCGACAGCCGGCCCGGAAGCCACGAGCGCGGTGCCGGACGAAGCGGCGACAACGGCCGGCACCGAAGCAGCGCCGGCCGTCGCCGCGGCCGCGGTCGAGCCGGCTTCGGTCAGCACACAGGCCGCACCGCTCGACACGCTGCACGCGGAGGGCGTACGCGTCTCCGCGCGCCCGCTGCCGCCGGCAGCCGACGCTGCCGAACGCGACGACATCGCCCGTCCGCTCGCCGCACTGTGGTCGCGCCTGATGGGCAGCAACCCGCTGGCGCGCATCGGCGTCATCGTACTGTTCTTCGGCGTCGCGTCGGCGCTGCGCCTGGCCGCCCAGGCCGGCTGGCTGCCGCCGGAGCTGCGGCTGGCCGCCGCCGTCGCCACCGGCGTGGCGATGATCGGGTTCGGCCTGCGTCTGCCCGGTGACGGACCGCGCCGCATGTTCGCGCTGGCGATCCAGGGCGGCGGTTTCGCGCTGCTCTACCTGGCGGTCTATTTCGCGCTGGCGCGCTACGGCTTCATCGGGCCGGCGCCCGCCTTCCTGCTCTTTGCCGCGCTCGGCGTCGCCTGCGCGGTCAGCGCCGCGCGGCAGAGCTCGCAGGTGCTGGCGCTGCTTGGCCTGTCCGGCGCCTTCGTCGCGCCGATGCTGGCGTCCAGTGGGCAGGGCCAGTACGTCGTGCTGTTCAGCTACTACCTGCTGCTCGACGCATTCATCATCGCGCTGAGCTGGCGGCGCGCCTGGCGCGCGCTCATCTTCGCCGGCTTCCTGTTCACCTTCGCCGTCGGCGCCGGCTGGGGCCTGCGCAGCTATGTGGCGGACGACTACCTGGTGGTGCAGGGCTTCCTGATCGCCTTCTTCGTGCTGTTCACGGCCACCCACGTCGCCCAGACCGTGCTGCGCGCGCCGGGCGCCGCCGGCTGGCAGTCCGGCAGCCTGCTGTTCGGCCCGCCGTTGGCCGCCGGCGTACTGCAGGCGGCACTGGTCCAGCCCTATGAGTACGGCGCGGCGATCAGTGCCGCGCTGGCCGGGCTGTACTACCTCGGACTGGCCGGCCTGCTGCGCAGCCGCGCGCCGGACGAAACACTCACCTTCCGCGCCCACGCCGGCATCGGCGCCGCGCTGCTGACGCTGGCTGTGCCGCTGGCGTTCGACCTGCAGATGACCGCCGCCATCTACGCGGTCGAAGGCGCGGCGGCGCTGTGGTACGGCTGCGCCCGCGCGTCGCGACTGACGCTGTGGGCCGGTGCCGCACTGCAGGGCGCCGCCGGCTTCTGGCTCGCCGCCTCGCTCGACACGCTGACCGTCGCCTGGCCGCTGCTCAACGGCCGCACGCTGGGCTGCCTGCTGCTGGCCGGTGCCGCGTTGTCCTCGGTGCGCGTGCTGCGCCAGACCGGCGCCGGCGCCGACTGGCTGCCGAAAGCGCTCACGCTGTGGCTGGCCGGCTGGTGGCTGTTCGGTGGCCTGGCCGACATCGACGACTTCGTGCCGCACGACCTGCAGCCGGCCATCGCGCTGCTGTTCGGCGTCGCCAGCGCCGCCTTCGCCGAACAGCAGGGCCGCGGACGCGACTTCATCACCGCCCGCGCGCTGGCGGCGCTGACGCTGCCCGTCCTGTGGGCCGGCAGCCTGCTCGGCTGGGACCAGCACGGGCACCTGCTGTACGGTGCGATGGCGCTCGCGTTGCCGCTGGCCTGGGCCACCCATCTGTGGGTGCTGCGCCGGCAGGACGACGACGGCGCGGCGCTGCTGAACACCCCGCGCCACATCGCCACCGCGTGGACGCTGCTGCTGTCGGTCGGCATCGAAGCCGGCGGCTGGCTGGCCGACTGGCTGCCGGGGCAGGACCTGTGGGGCTGGCTTGCCTGGATCCTCGTCTGGCTCATTGCCGGCCGCACACTCCACGCCGCACTGCACGACGAGGAGCAGACGGACGCCTGGCCCTTGGCCGCCGCCCCCGAGGCCTATGCGCGCGCCGTGCTGTGGCCGGTCGCCGGCCTTCTGCTGCTGACGGTCGTCGCGCTGCAGTTCGGCCACGACGGCGGCTCCGCCCTGCCCTATCTGCCGCTGGCGTCGGCGCTCGACCTGGCCAGCGTCGCCGCGCTGCTGTGGCTGGCGCGCAGCGGCCTGCTGCCGGTGCCTCTGGTCGGCGCCGCCGGCCTGCTGTGGGTGTCGGCACTGGCGGCCCGCAGCGTGCATCACCTCGCCGGGGTGGCGTGGTCGGCCACCGCCATGTTCCAATCCACCCTTCTGCAGGCGACGCTGTCGCTGACCTGGGCGCTGAGCGCGCTGGCGCTGATGGTGTACGCGACACGACGCGGTACGCGCACGCTGTGGTTTGCCGGCTTTGCGCTGCTGGCCGCCGTCGGCGCCAAGATGCTGATGATCGACCTGGCCGGCGCCGGTACGGTCGAATGGACCGGTTCGCTGCTGGGCATCGGCGCGCTCATCCTGATTGCCAGTTACGCCGCACCGGTGCCGCCCGGCACGCTTCCAGATGGAGAGGACACCCGATGAAAGGACTGCTCGTTCCTGCCGCACTCGCGCTGGCCTCACTCGGCCCGGCGCACGCCGCCGACATCAAGCCCGGCCTGTGGGAATTCAAGTCGGCGATGAGCATGCCGGGCATGCCCGACATGTCGGCGCAGATGGCGCGCATGCAGGAAGAAATGAAGAAGATGCCGCCGGAAGCGCGCAAGATGATGGAACAGCAGATGGCCGCGCAGGGCGTGGCCATGGGCAGCGGCGGCGCGGTCCGCGTCTGCATCACGCCGGACGACGCCAAGCGCAGCGACATCTACTCCGGCAAGAACGATGGCAGCTGCTCCTACAGCAACGTCACGAACACCGCGAAATCGGTCAAGGGCAAGATCAGCTGCACCAATCCGAAAGCCAGCGGCGACTTCGAGGCGGTGATCGACAGTCCGACCCATTTCACGTCGAAAATGAACATGCAGTCGGCTGAGGGGTCGATGAAGGCTGACACCGACGCGCGCTGGATCGCCGCCGATTGCGGCGCGGTCAAACCGACCGCCCGCTGACCCGCCGACTGTCCGACCCAACGCTTCACCCGATTGCAGACCCAACGCTGAACAGGAATGAAGGACTCACTGCTGCGGACGCCACTGGCGGACGCGACCGGACAGCCCGCCCGTCCGCAGCCGCCTGAACAGCCCATGCACGCCGCACACCCCGAACACCCGCGCAACCGCCGGCGGGCCGACAGCCTCGCACCGTTCTCGCTGAGCGTCGAGACCGGTCCACTCGGCGACACCAGCCTGCATTTCCGCGTCCGCCCCAGCGGGTTGATTGCCCTCGTGCTGGCACTGCTGATCCACGCGCTCGCGCTGTGGTGGGTGATGCGGCCGAAGGCGGAACCGGAGCAGCCACTCAGCGCGAACCAGCCGATCAGCGTGCGCATGATCACGCCGGAGGAACCGCGCAAGGCGGCGTCGGCGCCCCCTCCGGCCGCCGCACCGACGCCGCCGGCACCGCAGCCGAAGAAGCAGCCGCCGCAGAAGAAGCGCGAAAAGGCCCGCAAGGCGCCACCAGCGCCGACCGAACCGCCGGTCGCCCGCGTGCCGGTGCCCGAACCCGCCCCTGCCCCGCCGCCGCCCAAACCCGCCGTTGCACCGGACGCGCCGACCGATATGGCGTCCTTCGTCGCCGCCCAGCGCGAAAAACGCCGACTTGCCGAAGAGGCCGCCGCCGGCGAGAACGCCGCTGCGCGCGCCCGCGAACGCGGCCCGTCGGCCGACGACATCGCCGCCGCCAACATCAAGCGCAATCTGCAGCAGCCGGGCACCAACGGCGTGTTCCAGATCACCCGCAAGAGCGTGCGCACGGCCGCCTTCGTGTTCCGCGGCTGGACCACCGACGCCGGCAATGCGCGGCGCGAATTCATCGAGGTCGACGCCGGCCTGAACGGCGACATCGAACGCGCCGTCGTGCAGCGCATGATCGAGCTGATACGCCGCTACTACAGCGGCAACTTCAACTGGGAATCGCTGCGCCTGGGCCGCACCGTCGTGCTGTCGGCGCGACCGGAACATCAGAAGGAACTGGAGGACTTCCTGATCAAGGAGTTCTTCCGGGTCGGCGCGCAATACCCACCGTAGTCGGGCCGAGCGCCCGCCGTGCCGCAGCGCAGCTTGGTAACGGCATGGCGGACGACCGATAATCCGGGCGCACACGGAGGATTTCACGATGCCGCGCCACCCCGCACTGCCGGACGACGACGAGAACGGAATGACGGACGCCGAACCTTTCCGCGGTCTCGCCCGCTACGAACGGCAGATGCCCATCCATCAGATTTCCTACTATCTGTGCGGCGAGATCCGCGAGCCGCACCACTACACCGATCTGTTCTATACGCTGCGCACCGCGGCCGAGACCGATCTGATCTATCTGCACCTGAATTCGCCGGGCGGCGAATTCGACACCGGTCTGCAGATCATCAACAACATCCGCGCCTCCGAGGCGCACGTGGTCACGGTGCTCGAAGCGCGCGCTTTCTCGATGGCCGCCTTCATCTTCCTCAGCGGCGACGAACTGGTGGTGCACGACAACTGCCAGCTCATGTTCCACACCTACACCGGCAGCCTCGATGGTCGCGGCAGCGAGCAGCAGGCGCAGGTGGCCGCGGTCAGCAGCTGGTTCGAGAAGATGACGACCCGGCTCTGCTCGCCCTTCCTCAGCGACAGCGAAATCAGCCGCATCCTGAAGGGCAGCGACGTGTGGATGGACTCCGACGGCGTGCGCCAGCGGCTGATGCGGATGCAGCGCGCTCAGGCGCAGGCTGTCCGGCGCAGCGTGGCGAAGAAGGGTTGAGAAGCGTCCCGAGCATAAAATCGTCCGTGAGTAGAAGTAGATGGAGCGACTGCTATGATTCAGCGCATAGCGCAGCGCCAAAGGAGTTCTCACGTGAAGCCCTCCACCCTTGAAACCATTGAGGCGACCTTGATGCAGTTGCCGCAGGCGGACCGAGTCCATCTCGCCGAACGTCTGCTGGCCAGCCTCGATGAAGAGGATGAAACCCTCACCGAGTGGATTGCGGAGGCCGAGCGTCGCGCTGATGCGCATGACCGCGGTGAAATCGGGGCAATCAGCCTTGAAGATGCCCTGACCCGCTTGCGAGCTGGCCTTCCCGGCCAAGCCGCCGGATGAAGGTCATCCTGCTTGAACCCGCACTGGACGAACTGACTGAGGCGCGTAATTACTACCTGAAGCAGGCCAGCGCACGCATTGCGGCCGCCTTCGTGGAACAGTTCAACAACACGGCCTCCATGATTCTGGCGCACCCCGAGCTTGGCAAGCCGGTTTCCCCGCGCATGCGCGCTCTGCCGATCAAGCGTTTCCCATACTCGGTCATCTACCGCATCACGTCCGACGCAATCATCGTGCAGGCGATCGCCCACCAGCGCCGCCGCCCGGCGTATTGGGCGCAGCGACGCTGATCCACGATTGTCACCCGCGGCCGAACACCCTCTCCAGCGACGGCTGCAGCATCGCGCCGTCGTCGCCCAGCCAGAGCTGCCCTTCCTGCACGATGCACTGCAGGTCGGCCCCCCGCTGCGCGAGGCTGGCCAGCGCCTGGCTGTCGGCGGTGGACAGGCGGTAGACGGTGAGGTTGGACAGCTTGGCCAGCGTGGCCTTCGACTGTTCCCACCACTGGTTGGCGGTGCGGCCGTAGTTCAGCACCACCACCTGTTCGGCGCGGGCGGCCGCCTTGCGCACCAGGCGCTCGTCCGGCAGGCCGACGTCTATCCACAGCCGGATGGCGCCGGTCAGGTCCTGGGCGTAGAGGTCTGCCTCGTCTTCGGTGCTCAGGCCGCGGCCGAAACGCAGGTCCTCGTCGGCGTGCAGCGCGAAGGCCAGCACGCGCACCATCATGCGTTCGTCGCTCTCCGACGGGTGGCGGGCGACGGTCAGCGCGTACTCGCCGTAATGCGGCCGGTCCATGTCGGACACGTTCAATTTGATCTTGTAGATGGTGGATTTCAGAGCCATGGCCGACAATGTGCGCGATTCGAAAGACCGCACAGGATACCGACGTGAAGAAAACCGATCTGTACAAGAACGAAAGACTGAAGGTGGTGGCGCAGATGAAGCACGCCGCCGGGGCAAAAAGCGCGCTGGGCGCAGCACCGGTCGTGGACCGCAAGGAACAGCGTCGGCTCGATGCCGAGCGCGGTCTGGTGCCGTTCGCGGTGAAGATACCGGCCGAACTGGCGGCGCGCCTGCGCGACCTCGCAACCGAGCGCCAGGTGTCGCTGAACGATCTGGTCGACGAACTGCTGCGCAAGGCGCTCGACTGAGGCCGCCGTGCTGCGCGCCATCTTCGTCCTCAATCTGGTGACGGTCGGGCTGTTCTACCTGCCCGGCTGGCTCACGCTGCGCGTGCTGACGCTGGGGCGCTATCCGCCGCCGCGCGGCGAGCCGCACAGCGAAGAGGCGGTGGCGTTGTTCGGCTTCTTCGTCACGCTGGCGCTGCTGCTGTGGTGGCTGATGTGAGCATGGCGCCGGCCATCTGGGTCGATGCCGACGCCTGCCCGGCACCGGTCAAGGACATCCTGTTCCGCGCCGCCACGCGCACCGGCCTGCAGCTGACGCTGGTCGCCAACAAGCTGCTGCGCGTGCCGCCGTCGCCGCACATCCGCGCCGTACAGGTGGCGCACGGCTTCGACGCGGCCGACCGCTACATCGAAGAGGCGGTGGGCAGCGGCGATCTGGTGATCACCGCCGACATTCCGCTGGCGGCGGCGGTGCTGGCGCGCGGTGCGCACGCGCTGGAACCGCGCGGCGAGTGGTTCGCGCCGGGCACCATCCACGAGCGGCTGCAGATGCGCGCGCTGATGAACGACCTGCGCGACAGCGGCGTCATGAGCGGCGGGCCGTCGGCGTTCTCCACCGCCGACAGCCGAAGTTTCGCCGCCGCGCTGGATGGCTTCCTGGCCAGACGCACAGGCCGCTGAGCGGCATTTTTCGCGCCGCGGGCTTCGATGCCGGCTGCTGTCGGGGCCAAGACCCCTCCCACAGAGCCCCGGCTCGAGCTCAGGCCGTGGGTCGCGCGCATCCCCTGTGGGAGCGGCCTTGCCCGCGACAGGCCGCTGCGGGCCGCGGGCTTCGATCCCGGCCGCAATCGCGAGCAAGTTCGCTCCCATAGAACCCCGGCTCAATCCGGCAGATCGACCTCGACCATGCCGTCGACAACGCGCATCGGGTATTCGGTCATTTCGCAACCGGTGGGTGACAGCCCTGCGCCATTGCGGCCGTCGAACACCCAGCCGTGGGCGATGCAGATCAGCGTGCGCCCGTTGAACACGCCGCGCGCCAGCGACACGTCCTCGTGCGGACAGGCGGCGTCGAAGGCGCGCGGCTGACCGCCGTCCGGCCACATGATGAGCAGTTCGCGACCATCGGCCCGACAGGGCACGAGTTCGCCCTCGTACAGGATTTTCTGCTTGCACACCGGTGTGTAGCCCATATTCGGTTCCTTCGCGACGGATGCGACACGGCGACGTGTGCTT
The window above is part of the Methyloversatilis discipulorum genome. Proteins encoded here:
- a CDS encoding addiction module protein — translated: MKPSTLETIEATLMQLPQADRVHLAERLLASLDEEDETLTEWIAEAERRADAHDRGEIGAISLEDALTRLRAGLPGQAAG
- a CDS encoding YaiI/YqxD family protein, translated to MAPAIWVDADACPAPVKDILFRAATRTGLQLTLVANKLLRVPPSPHIRAVQVAHGFDAADRYIEEAVGSGDLVITADIPLAAAVLARGAHALEPRGEWFAPGTIHERLQMRALMNDLRDSGVMSGGPSAFSTADSRSFAAALDGFLARRTGR
- a CDS encoding Rieske 2Fe-2S domain-containing protein, which translates into the protein MGYTPVCKQKILYEGELVPCRADGRELLIMWPDGGQPRAFDAACPHEDVSLARGVFNGRTLICIAHGWVFDGRNGAGLSPTGCEMTEYPMRVVDGMVEVDLPD
- a CDS encoding Clp protease ClpP, with the translated sequence MPRHPALPDDDENGMTDAEPFRGLARYERQMPIHQISYYLCGEIREPHHYTDLFYTLRTAAETDLIYLHLNSPGGEFDTGLQIINNIRASEAHVVTVLEARAFSMAAFIFLSGDELVVHDNCQLMFHTYTGSLDGRGSEQQAQVAAVSSWFEKMTTRLCSPFLSDSEISRILKGSDVWMDSDGVRQRLMRMQRAQAQAVRRSVAKKG
- a CDS encoding MFS transporter, translated to MSSQFHLLKETRFRPFFLTQLLGALNDNVFKTALITLLTFRAGSITDVSPALLATVLPGVFILPFFLFSATCGQIADKYDRAMLARLSKVIEIAVMGLGAIGFVAASLPALVLALFLMGTQSTLFGPVKYAYLPQHLHDGELVGGNGLVESATFVAILLGQILGAWLVGVTDAWGLSAAVLLLAIAGWWTSRGIPRSPAPDPAMRIDWNPASSTRDNLRFAVGNRTVWLSLLGISWFWFYGATLLAQFPVYASDVLGGGENVFILLLAVFSVGVGTGSLLCEKLSGGRIEIGLVPFGAIGLTLFGVDLFFATPSAPLPGDGSVSAFLQHAAHWRMLIDIALLGAAGGLYIVPLYALIQTRCERSHAARVIAANNILNAGFMVASAGVSLLLFEAGLNIPQLFLVAALFNAAVAVFIYTLVPEFLMRFIVWLLVHTVYRLDKKGLENIPADGPAVIVCNHVSFVDALVITAACPRPIRFVMHHAIFRLPVLRFVFRTNRCIPIASAKEDPKLLERAYDDIAAALEAGELVGIFPEGLITDTGDIYPFKPGITRIVARTPVPVVPLALRGLWGSFFSRKGGPAMTKPLRRGLFNRIELVGAPAVAPEAATPDALQAIVAGLRGDRR
- a CDS encoding YaeQ family protein, which produces MALKSTIYKIKLNVSDMDRPHYGEYALTVARHPSESDERMMVRVLAFALHADEDLRFGRGLSTEDEADLYAQDLTGAIRLWIDVGLPDERLVRKAAARAEQVVVLNYGRTANQWWEQSKATLAKLSNLTVYRLSTADSQALASLAQRGADLQCIVQEGQLWLGDDGAMLQPSLERVFGRG
- a CDS encoding DUF3617 domain-containing protein, with the protein product MKGLLVPAALALASLGPAHAADIKPGLWEFKSAMSMPGMPDMSAQMARMQEEMKKMPPEARKMMEQQMAAQGVAMGSGGAVRVCITPDDAKRSDIYSGKNDGSCSYSNVTNTAKSVKGKISCTNPKASGDFEAVIDSPTHFTSKMNMQSAEGSMKADTDARWIAADCGAVKPTAR
- a CDS encoding type II toxin-antitoxin system RelE/ParE family toxin — translated: MKVILLEPALDELTEARNYYLKQASARIAAAFVEQFNNTASMILAHPELGKPVSPRMRALPIKRFPYSVIYRITSDAIIVQAIAHQRRRPAYWAQRR
- a CDS encoding DUF2339 domain-containing protein; amino-acid sequence: MLTAILCILGLIAGAAHGEVEAFFGALAGLAAGLWVSARTAARERAVQDRLRELDDKTRWLYEALKARPAATAGPEATSAVPDEAATTAGTEAAPAVAAAAVEPASVSTQAAPLDTLHAEGVRVSARPLPPAADAAERDDIARPLAALWSRLMGSNPLARIGVIVLFFGVASALRLAAQAGWLPPELRLAAAVATGVAMIGFGLRLPGDGPRRMFALAIQGGGFALLYLAVYFALARYGFIGPAPAFLLFAALGVACAVSAARQSSQVLALLGLSGAFVAPMLASSGQGQYVVLFSYYLLLDAFIIALSWRRAWRALIFAGFLFTFAVGAGWGLRSYVADDYLVVQGFLIAFFVLFTATHVAQTVLRAPGAAGWQSGSLLFGPPLAAGVLQAALVQPYEYGAAISAALAGLYYLGLAGLLRSRAPDETLTFRAHAGIGAALLTLAVPLAFDLQMTAAIYAVEGAAALWYGCARASRLTLWAGAALQGAAGFWLAASLDTLTVAWPLLNGRTLGCLLLAGAALSSVRVLRQTGAGADWLPKALTLWLAGWWLFGGLADIDDFVPHDLQPAIALLFGVASAAFAEQQGRGRDFITARALAALTLPVLWAGSLLGWDQHGHLLYGAMALALPLAWATHLWVLRRQDDDGAALLNTPRHIATAWTLLLSVGIEAGGWLADWLPGQDLWGWLAWILVWLIAGRTLHAALHDEEQTDAWPLAAAPEAYARAVLWPVAGLLLLTVVALQFGHDGGSALPYLPLASALDLASVAALLWLARSGLLPVPLVGAAGLLWVSALAARSVHHLAGVAWSATAMFQSTLLQATLSLTWALSALALMVYATRRGTRTLWFAGFALLAAVGAKMLMIDLAGAGTVEWTGSLLGIGALILIASYAAPVPPGTLPDGEDTR